The candidate division WOR-3 bacterium genome includes a window with the following:
- a CDS encoding CoB--CoM heterodisulfide reductase iron-sulfur subunit A family protein gives MKRVGVFICHCGINIAGVVKVPELRERVKGLPGVVSCIDYVYCCSDPGQRLIRETIEKENLRGVVVACCSPSLHEATFRKATEEAGLNRYLCEIANIREQCSWVTADRDAATRKAEGIIATVVEKVRMDEPLERVKVPMKKRCLVVGAGIAGIQAALDVANAGYEVVLVEKEPSIGGHMAQLSETFPTLDCSQCILTPRTVEAGRHPNIKLLTYSEVVDVSGFVGNFRVKIRQKPRYVDIEKCTGCGICLEKCPVRVPASFDRNLTRRRAIYRLFPQAVPNKVVIDSENCRQLHGKKCGVCAKVCPADAIRYDDQERFIEEEVGAIILATGYELFDQNRLGYYGGGAVPDVIDGLAFERILSASGPFAGEVRRPSDGKVPQRVVFVQCAGSRDSTQGVPYCSKICCMYTAKHALLYKHRVHNGEAIVCYIDVRTPGKGFEEFYRRATDEGVQYLRGKVSKIFRRGDKVVVWAADTLAGKKVEIEADMVVLATAVVPNPAGVTLARKLKVALDANGFQTEAHPKLRPVETLAAGFFLAGCGQGPKDIPETVAQASAAAAKVLSMFGTTELYHEPVVAEVDEEICVGCGNCERTCAYEAVKVDPVRGKAVVQLAMCEGCGACSVSCPSGAMNLKNWTKKALARMVDV, from the coding sequence ATGAAGCGGGTTGGTGTTTTTATCTGTCACTGCGGGATTAATATTGCGGGTGTGGTTAAGGTGCCGGAGTTGCGGGAGCGGGTGAAGGGTTTGCCCGGGGTGGTGAGTTGTATTGACTATGTGTACTGCTGTTCGGACCCGGGGCAGCGTTTAATCCGGGAGACAATTGAGAAGGAGAATCTAAGAGGGGTGGTTGTTGCCTGCTGTTCGCCGAGTCTGCATGAGGCGACCTTCCGGAAGGCGACCGAAGAGGCGGGTCTGAACCGGTATCTGTGTGAAATTGCCAATATTCGGGAGCAGTGTTCCTGGGTGACCGCAGACCGGGATGCGGCAACAAGGAAGGCAGAGGGAATTATTGCGACTGTGGTTGAGAAGGTGCGGATGGATGAACCGCTGGAGCGGGTAAAGGTGCCAATGAAGAAGCGGTGTCTGGTGGTTGGAGCGGGTATTGCCGGGATTCAGGCGGCGCTGGATGTGGCGAATGCGGGTTACGAGGTGGTTCTGGTTGAGAAGGAGCCTTCAATTGGCGGTCATATGGCACAGCTGTCCGAGACCTTTCCGACCCTGGACTGTTCGCAGTGTATTTTGACCCCGCGCACTGTGGAGGCTGGGAGACATCCCAACATTAAACTATTAACCTATTCTGAAGTGGTAGATGTTTCCGGTTTTGTCGGCAATTTTCGGGTGAAGATTCGGCAGAAGCCGCGTTATGTTGATATTGAGAAGTGCACGGGTTGCGGAATCTGCCTTGAGAAGTGTCCGGTGCGGGTCCCGGCGAGTTTTGACCGAAACCTGACCCGGCGCCGGGCAATTTACCGGCTGTTTCCCCAGGCGGTGCCGAACAAAGTGGTGATTGATAGCGAAAACTGCCGGCAGTTGCATGGCAAGAAGTGCGGGGTGTGTGCGAAGGTGTGTCCGGCAGATGCGATACGGTATGATGACCAGGAGCGGTTTATTGAGGAGGAGGTGGGCGCGATTATCCTTGCCACTGGTTATGAGTTGTTTGACCAGAACCGGCTGGGATATTACGGCGGCGGTGCGGTGCCGGATGTGATTGACGGACTGGCATTTGAGCGGATACTCTCGGCATCAGGTCCATTTGCGGGTGAGGTGCGCAGGCCTTCGGATGGCAAGGTGCCGCAAAGGGTGGTGTTTGTGCAGTGCGCCGGTTCCCGGGACTCAACTCAGGGTGTGCCTTACTGTTCAAAAATTTGCTGTATGTACACCGCCAAGCATGCGCTATTGTACAAGCACCGGGTGCATAACGGTGAGGCGATTGTGTGTTACATCGATGTCCGCACCCCGGGTAAGGGTTTTGAAGAGTTTTACCGCCGGGCAACTGACGAGGGGGTACAGTATCTGCGCGGCAAGGTGTCCAAGATTTTCCGGCGGGGTGATAAGGTGGTGGTCTGGGCAGCAGATACCCTTGCCGGCAAAAAGGTTGAAATTGAGGCGGATATGGTGGTCTTAGCGACCGCGGTTGTGCCGAATCCGGCGGGTGTGACGCTGGCGCGTAAGTTGAAAGTGGCGCTGGACGCCAATGGGTTCCAGACTGAGGCACATCCCAAATTAAGGCCCGTTGAGACGCTGGCAGCGGGGTTTTTCCTTGCCGGCTGCGGCCAGGGACCAAAGGATATTCCCGAGACCGTGGCACAGGCATCAGCAGCGGCGGCAAAGGTATTGTCGATGTTTGGCACAACCGAACTTTACCACGAACCGGTCGTGGCTGAGGTTGATGAGGAGATTTGTGTCGGCTGCGGCAATTGTGAACGAACCTGTGCTTATGAGGCGGTTAAGGTTGACCCGGTGCGCGGCAAGGCGGTGGTGCAGTTGGCAATGTGTGAAGGGTGTGGTGCCTGTTCGGTTTCCTGTCCTTCTGGAGCGATGAATTTAAAGAACTGGACAAAGAAGGCGCTGGCAAGGATGGTGGATGTATGA
- a CDS encoding 4Fe-4S ferredoxin — MDKVARLRERAKELLEKQEVVGVLGYRASSRPGISQVAFITRPEEVDRLIFDSACSQNLANYLLKVKDKGKVAVVARGCDSRSIVVLLQEKQIEREKVYILGVGCEGVVVQGEKSVACRSCRYPNPVIYDEMVGEEVHFEPETVEDEFDRLTPDEWWEVLSAEVARCIRCYACRQVCPNCYCPVCFVDASMPALVGKTHNVSDNIVFHIMRALHMAGRCVECGACHRACPMGIDLMRFNRQVAKIVRERFGLVAGAKPDEMPALTIFKPDDPQEFIR; from the coding sequence GTGGATAAGGTGGCGCGGTTGCGGGAGCGGGCAAAAGAGTTGCTGGAAAAGCAGGAGGTGGTCGGGGTTCTGGGATACAGGGCGAGTTCGCGGCCCGGAATTTCCCAGGTGGCGTTTATTACGAGACCAGAGGAAGTGGACCGGCTGATTTTTGATTCAGCCTGCAGTCAGAATCTGGCGAATTACCTGTTGAAGGTAAAAGATAAGGGGAAGGTGGCGGTGGTGGCGCGGGGTTGTGACTCCCGCTCTATTGTGGTTCTTTTGCAGGAAAAGCAGATTGAAAGGGAAAAGGTCTATATCTTAGGTGTTGGTTGTGAAGGCGTTGTGGTGCAAGGGGAGAAGTCGGTTGCCTGCAGGAGTTGCCGATATCCGAATCCGGTGATTTACGATGAGATGGTAGGAGAAGAGGTGCATTTTGAGCCGGAGACGGTGGAGGATGAGTTTGACCGGTTGACGCCGGATGAGTGGTGGGAGGTTTTGAGTGCGGAGGTGGCTCGGTGTATTCGGTGTTATGCCTGCCGCCAGGTGTGTCCGAACTGTTACTGTCCGGTGTGTTTTGTTGATGCATCGATGCCGGCGCTGGTTGGTAAGACGCACAATGTTTCGGACAATATAGTGTTTCACATTATGCGGGCGCTGCATATGGCGGGCCGATGCGTTGAGTGCGGTGCGTGCCATCGTGCCTGCCCGATGGGGATTGACCTGATGCGGTTTAATCGCCAGGTGGCAAAGATTGTCCGGGAACGGTTCGGGCTGGTTGCCGGTGCCAAGCCGGATGAGATGCCGGCACTGACGATTTTTAAGCCCGATGACCCGCAGGAGTTTATCCGATGA
- a CDS encoding DUF72 domain-containing protein yields MRVFVGTSGWFYSWNPERRLDWFVSRSGLNAVELNASFYRFPFPNQVKSWANKGKNLRWAVKVSRLVTHQYRFSEEGYKAWEKFRALFEPLDFLIDFYLFQLPPQLTPQTKQRIGDFVRQTGLGKRFALECRNNEWLNPETELWAKELGITLVSVDAPTLSREIFNSSGLIYLRMHGREGWYHHNYTSRELREVVQKVRAKKPKAAYVFFNNDEAMLNNARMMLKLLSHHPDLSRKGRGEM; encoded by the coding sequence GTGCGCGTTTTTGTTGGAACCTCAGGCTGGTTCTACTCCTGGAATCCAGAGCGGCGGCTGGACTGGTTTGTTTCCCGGTCGGGTCTGAATGCGGTTGAACTGAACGCCTCGTTTTACCGGTTTCCATTTCCGAATCAGGTTAAATCGTGGGCGAATAAGGGCAAAAATTTGCGCTGGGCAGTAAAGGTTTCCCGGCTGGTTACACACCAATACCGTTTCAGCGAAGAAGGTTATAAAGCGTGGGAAAAGTTCCGTGCGCTTTTTGAGCCGCTGGATTTCCTGATTGATTTTTATTTATTTCAACTTCCACCCCAATTGACCCCGCAAACAAAGCAGCGAATTGGCGATTTTGTTCGCCAGACCGGTTTGGGCAAAAGGTTTGCCCTGGAGTGCCGGAACAACGAATGGTTGAACCCCGAGACCGAACTGTGGGCAAAGGAACTGGGAATTACTCTTGTTTCGGTAGATGCGCCGACGCTCTCCCGCGAGATTTTCAATAGTTCCGGGCTTATTTATCTTCGTATGCACGGGAGAGAGGGTTGGTATCACCACAATTACACCAGCCGCGAGTTACGAGAAGTGGTCCAAAAAGTCCGGGCGAAGAAACCGAAGGCGGCATATGTTTTCTTCAACAATGATGAGGCTATGCTCAATAATGCCCGGATGATGCTCAAACTGCTTTCCCATCACCCAGACCTCTCCCGCAAGGGGAGAGGAGAAATGTAA
- a CDS encoding hydrogenase iron-sulfur subunit, producing the protein MAESSKFEPKIVAFLCNWCSYAGADLAGISRMQYPPNVRVLRVPCSARVDPFFILQALQQGADGVLVSGCHPGDCHYLTGNYVARRRFAVLHDLLQFCGLEPGRVTFAWVSASEGERFAQLVREVTDNVRQLGPNRKLIKEQ; encoded by the coding sequence ATGGCGGAGTCATCTAAGTTTGAGCCTAAGATTGTGGCATTTCTGTGTAACTGGTGTTCTTACGCGGGCGCGGATTTGGCTGGTATTTCCCGAATGCAGTATCCACCCAATGTGCGGGTTTTGCGGGTTCCCTGTTCTGCCAGGGTTGACCCGTTTTTTATTTTACAGGCATTACAACAGGGTGCGGATGGTGTTTTAGTCTCAGGATGCCATCCTGGAGACTGCCATTATCTGACCGGGAATTATGTTGCCCGGCGGCGGTTTGCGGTGTTGCACGACCTGCTTCAGTTCTGCGGATTGGAACCGGGCAGGGTGACCTTTGCCTGGGTTTCGGCATCCGAAGGTGAGCGTTTTGCCCAACTGGTGCGCGAGGTTACAGATAACGTCAGGCAACTTGGTCCGAATCGAAAGTTAATAAAGGAGCAGTGA
- a CDS encoding PQQ-binding-like beta-propeller repeat protein, translated as MKRSFGLVALVAAFVGLISLGCPKSKAPSTPIISYSPESTWVNATTSIRVFTSVSGNKDVRFIVDLGQPDGKMDTSDVSPSGDTVVITPKWTQVGTFSYKVAAYLDEDPTKISEWSEAKQIRVLPNNPPENLWFWVPNLVPKKVDQEFIASATDPEGDSIEFYFDFGDGSKGWVGTFVASGETLSYTHQYDDTGNFTVKVKARDKKRSECAPESTVITVVAQGRVRWYFAGTVSGDSEPPIASPAVVISGVDTLIYTYCDDGYFYSVKYGDGRKKNSANSSKPDPESYIFQGNPAYCANLAHIIIGSDDGYLYALEASGLSQAWKWQPDTTEHGWGTPAINGNNIYIVSDANDTLYYLQDAGSACNRLGAYKLPASVVGAPVIDRSGYVLVALDNGTVYKMEPNIQSPAWVCTLRLNSALGSPVMGDDGVIYVGDDSGYVYAINEDGSKKWEKLVDPAGIAGLVLSPSYLFVATSGGKVVALQPANGNEGWSQQHTTNEIIGSPLLAANGYLYFMDDEDQLWALDQATGDLKWVADCYTQVAGRSRTHRPRRLLEESYPSLAVGPTGDIIVVGSNYMYCVIGPTDGTLMQGAPWPKWQKDEYNTGKK; from the coding sequence ATGAAAAGAAGTTTCGGTCTAGTCGCTTTGGTTGCGGCATTCGTGGGACTCATATCCCTTGGCTGCCCCAAGTCCAAGGCACCCTCAACGCCGATAATCTCCTATTCACCGGAATCAACCTGGGTCAACGCCACGACCTCAATCCGGGTGTTCACATCTGTTTCCGGGAACAAAGATGTCCGGTTCATCGTTGACCTCGGTCAGCCTGATGGCAAAATGGACACCTCCGATGTGTCGCCAAGTGGTGACACCGTTGTCATCACTCCAAAATGGACCCAGGTCGGAACATTCAGCTACAAAGTCGCTGCCTATCTTGACGAAGACCCGACAAAAATCTCGGAATGGTCTGAGGCAAAACAGATTCGCGTGCTGCCCAACAACCCACCGGAAAACCTCTGGTTCTGGGTACCAAACTTAGTCCCGAAGAAGGTTGACCAGGAGTTCATCGCCAGCGCCACCGACCCAGAAGGCGATTCGATTGAGTTTTATTTCGACTTCGGCGACGGTTCCAAGGGATGGGTTGGCACATTTGTCGCTTCTGGGGAAACACTTTCCTATACTCACCAATACGACGACACTGGCAACTTTACGGTAAAGGTAAAAGCCCGGGATAAAAAGCGCTCAGAGTGCGCCCCGGAATCAACCGTGATTACCGTTGTTGCCCAGGGACGCGTCCGCTGGTACTTCGCCGGGACAGTTAGCGGAGACTCAGAACCACCCATCGCATCACCGGCGGTGGTCATTAGCGGTGTCGACACATTGATTTACACCTACTGCGATGACGGTTACTTCTACTCGGTCAAATACGGTGACGGCAGAAAAAAGAATTCGGCAAACAGCAGTAAACCGGACCCGGAATCTTACATCTTCCAGGGCAATCCTGCCTACTGTGCAAACCTGGCACACATTATCATCGGAAGCGACGACGGCTACCTTTATGCACTGGAAGCCAGCGGTCTGAGTCAGGCGTGGAAATGGCAGCCCGACACCACTGAGCACGGCTGGGGTACACCGGCAATCAACGGCAATAACATCTACATCGTATCCGATGCCAACGACACCTTATATTACCTCCAGGATGCGGGCAGTGCCTGTAATCGTCTTGGTGCCTACAAACTGCCGGCGAGTGTTGTTGGTGCACCGGTCATTGACCGTTCCGGCTATGTTTTGGTCGCGCTCGACAACGGAACAGTTTATAAGATGGAACCGAATATCCAGAGCCCGGCATGGGTCTGCACGCTTCGTCTGAACTCTGCTCTGGGTTCACCGGTAATGGGTGACGACGGTGTCATCTATGTTGGTGACGACTCCGGTTATGTTTATGCGATAAACGAAGACGGCTCCAAGAAGTGGGAAAAACTTGTTGACCCGGCAGGAATTGCCGGGCTGGTTTTAAGCCCATCGTATCTGTTTGTCGCCACCAGTGGTGGTAAGGTTGTTGCCCTCCAGCCCGCTAACGGCAACGAAGGCTGGAGCCAGCAGCACACAACAAACGAAATCATCGGCTCCCCGCTCCTTGCTGCCAACGGCTACCTCTATTTTATGGATGATGAGGACCAACTGTGGGCGCTGGACCAGGCAACCGGAGACCTCAAGTGGGTTGCTGACTGCTATACACAGGTTGCAGGGCGAAGCAGGACGCATCGGCCGCGCCGTCTGCTTGAAGAAAGCTACCCGAGCCTTGCGGTTGGTCCAACCGGTGATATCATCGTCGTCGGTAGTAACTATATGTACTGTGTCATCGGTCCCACAGACGGCACCCTAATGCAGGGCGCGCCCTGGCCCAAGTGGCAAAAAGACGAGTACAACACCGGTAAAAAGTAG
- a CDS encoding CoB--CoM heterodisulfide reductase iron-sulfur subunit B family protein has protein sequence MRYLYYPGCTLYSKAKNLDRCARRAAERVGITLEELPSWNCCGAIFNTGSDDIAGQVGPVRVLAKASQLGDRLVTLCAACYNVLKRAGARLNIPGNELERQRVLEFVEEKMERDVRVVHYLEVLKEDIGWEGVRRRVSKPLNGLKVACYYGCLMVRPKEVLSFDDPENPMVMDELVAELGGEPVRFDFKAECCGGYLVVNRREVAQECSMRVVENARSWGAELIVTTCPLCQYNLEMAQKSVGARRNLPVLPVLYFTQLLGLALGLPEEELGFEDNKLNPVDFLKEKGLL, from the coding sequence ATGAGGTATCTGTACTATCCCGGTTGTACACTCTACTCGAAGGCAAAGAACCTTGACCGGTGCGCCAGAAGAGCCGCGGAGCGGGTCGGAATAACCCTTGAGGAGTTGCCGTCGTGGAACTGCTGTGGCGCGATTTTTAATACGGGCAGTGATGATATTGCGGGTCAGGTGGGACCGGTGCGGGTACTGGCAAAGGCAAGTCAGCTGGGAGATAGGCTGGTGACACTTTGTGCCGCCTGCTACAATGTTTTGAAGCGGGCGGGGGCGCGGCTGAACATACCGGGTAATGAGCTGGAGCGACAGCGGGTTTTAGAGTTTGTGGAGGAGAAGATGGAGCGGGATGTGAGGGTGGTGCACTATCTTGAGGTGCTGAAGGAGGATATAGGGTGGGAAGGGGTGCGAAGGCGGGTGAGTAAGCCGTTGAACGGGTTGAAGGTTGCGTGTTATTATGGGTGTTTGATGGTGCGGCCGAAGGAGGTTTTGAGTTTTGACGACCCGGAGAATCCGATGGTGATGGATGAACTGGTGGCGGAGCTGGGCGGGGAGCCGGTGCGGTTTGATTTTAAGGCGGAGTGCTGTGGTGGCTATCTGGTAGTAAATCGGCGCGAGGTGGCACAGGAGTGTTCGATGCGGGTTGTGGAGAATGCCCGGAGTTGGGGAGCGGAGTTAATCGTGACAACATGTCCGCTGTGTCAGTATAATCTGGAGATGGCGCAGAAGAGCGTAGGGGCACGTAGGAACTTGCCCGTACTGCCGGTTTTGTATTTTACACAACTTTTGGGTCTGGCGCTGGGTTTGCCCGAGGAGGAGTTAGGGTTTGAGGATAATAAGTTGAATCCGGTGGATTTTTTGAAGGAGAAGGGGTTGTTGTGA
- a CDS encoding heterodisulfide reductase codes for MNRTPEELVREIETLSGQRIADCYQCGCCSAGCPIGTAMEPPPSKAIRLLQLGRVEELLQSEGIWLCASCLVCGTRCPRGVDYARIAEACRLLILRTKRSVVDPDCVVPADLEDVPQQAFIASFRKFSV; via the coding sequence ATGAATAGAACACCAGAGGAGTTGGTGCGCGAAATTGAAACACTGTCCGGACAGCGCATTGCGGACTGCTATCAGTGCGGCTGTTGCAGTGCCGGCTGTCCGATTGGGACCGCAATGGAGCCGCCACCCAGTAAGGCGATTCGGCTTTTACAGTTAGGACGGGTTGAGGAGTTGCTCCAGAGCGAGGGTATCTGGCTCTGCGCCTCCTGCTTGGTTTGCGGGACACGCTGTCCCCGTGGTGTGGATTATGCGCGCATTGCGGAGGCGTGCCGGCTATTAATCTTGCGGACGAAGCGCAGCGTGGTTGACCCGGATTGTGTTGTGCCCGCGGACCTTGAGGATGTGCCCCAGCAGGCGTTTATTGCCAGTTTCCGGAAGTTTTCGGTATGA
- a CDS encoding FAD/NAD(P)-binding protein codes for MTAGNPYKPVPVRIERVTIENDARDLKTFDLRFVDESERGKWSFLPGQFAFLSIAGVGEAPFGIASAPDEELLKFTVKRVGAFTTALHEMDEGAVIGLRGPFGSTYPWTLMSGRDILIVSGGFSFTTLRAVIVHILKKENRPNYGRLVVVYGARTPGELLYKVELKAWSKSPELELNLCADRVCGADFFVQDNEGETAVREGLVPEILKGVKIEAGNAVALVCGPPIMLRFTHPVLKDMGFKPEQVFLSLENRMKCGIGKCGRCNIGPKYVCKDGPVFSYEELLRLPEDY; via the coding sequence ATGACGGCGGGCAATCCTTATAAGCCGGTACCGGTGCGGATTGAGCGGGTGACGATTGAAAATGACGCGCGGGATTTGAAAACTTTTGACCTGCGGTTTGTTGATGAGAGCGAAAGGGGTAAGTGGAGTTTTTTGCCCGGGCAGTTTGCCTTTCTTTCCATTGCTGGTGTGGGTGAGGCGCCGTTCGGGATTGCGAGTGCGCCGGATGAGGAGTTGTTGAAATTCACCGTGAAGCGCGTGGGCGCTTTTACGACCGCTTTGCATGAGATGGATGAGGGTGCGGTCATCGGCTTGCGCGGACCGTTCGGTTCCACCTATCCCTGGACATTGATGTCGGGTCGGGATATTTTAATTGTTTCGGGCGGTTTCTCCTTCACCACCCTGCGCGCGGTGATTGTCCACATTCTGAAAAAAGAGAACCGGCCCAATTACGGCAGATTGGTTGTGGTTTATGGCGCCCGAACACCAGGAGAACTGCTTTACAAAGTGGAGTTAAAAGCGTGGAGCAAAAGCCCGGAACTGGAGTTGAATTTGTGCGCGGACCGGGTCTGTGGCGCCGACTTTTTTGTCCAGGATAATGAAGGCGAAACAGCGGTGCGCGAGGGTCTGGTGCCGGAGATTTTAAAAGGGGTGAAGATTGAAGCGGGCAATGCGGTGGCGCTGGTGTGCGGACCGCCAATAATGCTGCGCTTTACCCATCCGGTTTTGAAGGATATGGGATTTAAGCCCGAGCAGGTTTTCCTGTCCCTGGAGAATCGGATGAAGTGCGGGATTGGTAAGTGCGGCCGCTGTAACATCGGTCCGAAGTATGTGTGCAAAGATGGTCCGGTTTTTTCCTATGAGGAGTTGCTCCGGCTACCGGAGGATTATTGA
- a CDS encoding 4Fe-4S dicluster domain-containing protein, whose protein sequence is MKVFLKSEDLKKLLEQFAGAGKLFAPVKKGGYSGWARVSSIDEVVLSGAQAVLQGEEVNTRKPAKVFVFPQSEVMFEFDGERAVEVTEVPEVVVFGLRPCDGRAMAFLERFFVENKPEDPLVRERREKATLIGVACNSPAESCFCTAVGGGPHEGKGLDVLLREVNGGFVGEAVTEKGEKVLAGFPAPSKEAEVEAEKRRQEAEGKMALRIDLKRLKEVLDKGFNSPVWERLTLECVNCGACTFLCPTCHCFDITDETVRGKKKRSRVWDSCQFTLYSQHASGHNPRLNPAGRYRNRVMDKFKYTVDMVGELSCVGCGRCVRVCPAGIDIRVAVAEILEGV, encoded by the coding sequence ATGAAGGTGTTTCTGAAGAGCGAGGATTTGAAGAAACTGCTGGAGCAATTTGCCGGCGCGGGCAAATTGTTTGCACCGGTGAAGAAGGGCGGGTATTCAGGCTGGGCGCGGGTGAGTTCAATAGATGAGGTTGTATTGAGCGGCGCGCAAGCGGTGTTGCAAGGTGAAGAGGTCAACACACGGAAGCCGGCAAAGGTTTTTGTGTTTCCCCAAAGCGAGGTGATGTTTGAGTTTGATGGGGAGCGGGCGGTTGAAGTTACTGAGGTGCCGGAGGTGGTAGTTTTCGGGTTGAGGCCCTGTGATGGTAGGGCGATGGCGTTTTTAGAGCGGTTTTTTGTGGAGAATAAGCCAGAGGACCCTTTGGTGCGGGAGAGGCGGGAGAAGGCAACTTTGATTGGAGTTGCCTGCAACAGTCCGGCGGAGAGTTGCTTCTGCACAGCGGTGGGTGGTGGTCCACACGAGGGTAAGGGGCTGGATGTTTTGTTAAGGGAGGTAAACGGCGGTTTTGTGGGTGAGGCGGTGACCGAGAAGGGCGAAAAAGTTCTGGCGGGGTTTCCGGCGCCGAGCAAAGAGGCTGAGGTGGAGGCGGAAAAAAGGCGGCAGGAGGCAGAAGGGAAAATGGCGCTGAGGATTGACCTGAAACGGCTGAAGGAGGTGCTGGATAAAGGGTTTAATTCCCCAGTATGGGAGCGGCTGACACTGGAGTGCGTAAACTGCGGTGCCTGCACATTTCTCTGCCCGACCTGCCACTGTTTTGATATTACCGACGAAACGGTGCGGGGCAAGAAGAAGAGAAGCCGGGTGTGGGATTCGTGCCAGTTTACCCTGTACTCCCAGCACGCATCCGGACACAACCCCCGGCTCAATCCCGCCGGCCGTTACCGAAATCGGGTTATGGATAAGTTTAAGTACACCGTGGATATGGTTGGTGAACTGTCGTGTGTTGGGTGCGGGCGGTGTGTGCGGGTTTGTCCAGCCGGGATTGACATCCGCGTGGCGGTAGCAGAGATTTTAGAGGGTGTATGA